From Kineosporia succinea, the proteins below share one genomic window:
- a CDS encoding ROK family protein — translation MTRADAARRVGIGTGAATELVARLTAAELISERPAEPTGRGRPTTVLQPHPRGPLVLAVAFAHETWRAEVVQLGGEVVACDAGDLDRAYGDGERVVLEVRDRLTKLRRRFRGRIRGMGVSVPGLVAMDRLVEASTLNWPGLDLGVLWPKAPVTAVGNDATFAASAESRRGAAVGASVALHVRVDAGLGGALVESGRVLTGAVGLGGEFGHVPFAGDDVECPCGARGCWGASLDGSALARLLGRPVPADPVAYARRVLASDGAEERRAVEVVAARLGRGIAGLVNAVDPDLVTVGGLGVDYLASASRALDDAYLAGLMAFRRADPPPVLAAELREGGPVAGAAEEAWTRLWPLLPT, via the coding sequence GTGACAAGGGCGGACGCGGCCCGCAGGGTCGGGATCGGCACCGGGGCGGCCACCGAGCTGGTGGCCCGGCTCACGGCCGCCGAGCTGATCAGCGAGCGTCCGGCCGAGCCGACCGGGCGGGGCCGGCCCACCACCGTGCTGCAGCCGCACCCGCGCGGGCCGCTGGTGCTGGCGGTGGCGTTCGCGCACGAGACCTGGCGTGCCGAGGTGGTGCAGCTCGGGGGTGAGGTGGTCGCCTGCGACGCCGGCGATCTGGACCGGGCCTACGGCGACGGCGAGCGGGTGGTGCTCGAGGTCCGCGACCGGCTGACGAAGCTGCGGCGCCGGTTCCGCGGGCGGATCCGCGGGATGGGGGTCTCGGTGCCCGGCCTGGTGGCGATGGACCGGCTGGTCGAGGCGAGCACGCTGAACTGGCCCGGTCTCGACCTGGGGGTGCTCTGGCCCAAGGCGCCGGTGACGGCGGTGGGCAACGACGCCACGTTCGCGGCCTCGGCCGAGTCGCGCCGGGGGGCGGCGGTGGGGGCGTCGGTGGCGTTGCACGTGCGGGTGGACGCGGGACTGGGCGGCGCGCTCGTGGAGAGTGGGCGGGTGCTCACCGGGGCGGTCGGGCTGGGCGGGGAGTTCGGGCACGTGCCGTTCGCGGGGGACGACGTGGAGTGCCCCTGCGGGGCGCGGGGGTGCTGGGGTGCGTCGCTCGACGGGTCGGCCCTGGCCCGGTTGCTCGGCCGGCCGGTGCCCGCCGATCCGGTGGCCTACGCGCGGCGGGTGCTGGCGTCGGACGGGGCCGAGGAACGGCGGGCGGTCGAGGTGGTGGCGGCGCGGCTCGGGCGGGGGATCGCCGGGCTGGTCAACGCGGTCGACCCGGACCTGGTGACGGTCGGTGGGCTGGGTGTGGACTACCTGGCCTCCGCGTCGCGGGCGCTGGACGACGCGTACCTGGCCGGGCTCATGGCCTTCCGGCGGGCCGACCCGCCGCCGGTGCTGGCGGCGGAGCTGCGCGAGGGCGGGCCGGTGGCCGGGGCGGCGGAGGAGGCCTGGACCCGGTTGTGGCCCCTGCTGCCGACGTGA
- a CDS encoding MFS transporter: protein MSSPTRTCVASPPATTAPDRPNYAALFVLATCSFIYVTAEMLPVGLLPQISADLNVTEAQVGLLLTSYAAVAAVTTIPMTALTMRFTRNRLLAGTLAVFVVAQLVAALAPSLTVLSITRIFSAAAHGVFWAIVAPIAARLAPPGQTGKATSIVFTGSAVAMVLGAPIGTVIGQASSWRVAVVTVGVVGALSLLCILLIVPKLPVLPRDAAKTTVGQLAAAGRQIRSRATLPGCLITLTAVIGQFAAYTYVAPLVRRDAGLDGRALAVLLLAFGVAGVVGNVLAGRFIDRRPDLVMMAIFGTMSVSMAVLVGTPGAVVTVIAVVFWGLSSSPMSMSLQAAVIRRAPRTQDAAASVQVVAFQIGIGGGALIGERLYGHGFLVLLPVFGAVMTALALLLAFRAKETFPRHPVPHVDATH from the coding sequence GTGTCCAGCCCCACCCGCACCTGCGTAGCCTCGCCCCCCGCCACCACAGCGCCGGACCGCCCCAACTATGCCGCGCTGTTCGTCCTCGCGACGTGCTCGTTCATCTACGTCACCGCCGAGATGCTCCCCGTCGGCCTGCTCCCGCAGATCAGCGCCGACCTGAACGTCACCGAGGCCCAGGTCGGCCTGCTGCTCACCTCCTACGCCGCGGTCGCCGCCGTCACCACCATCCCGATGACGGCCCTGACCATGCGCTTCACCCGCAACCGGCTGCTGGCCGGCACGCTCGCCGTGTTCGTGGTGGCCCAGCTGGTGGCCGCGCTGGCCCCGTCGCTCACCGTTCTGTCGATCACCCGGATCTTCTCGGCCGCCGCGCACGGCGTGTTCTGGGCGATCGTGGCCCCGATCGCCGCGCGGCTGGCCCCGCCCGGGCAGACCGGCAAGGCCACCTCGATCGTCTTCACCGGGTCGGCGGTGGCCATGGTGCTCGGCGCCCCGATCGGCACGGTGATCGGCCAGGCCTCCAGCTGGCGGGTGGCCGTGGTCACGGTCGGCGTGGTGGGTGCGCTCAGCCTGCTCTGCATCCTGCTGATCGTGCCGAAACTGCCGGTGCTGCCGAGGGACGCCGCCAAGACCACGGTCGGTCAGCTCGCCGCCGCGGGGCGCCAGATCCGCTCGCGGGCCACGTTGCCGGGGTGTCTCATCACCCTCACCGCGGTGATCGGCCAGTTCGCCGCCTACACCTACGTCGCCCCGCTGGTGCGGCGCGACGCCGGGCTCGACGGCCGGGCCCTGGCCGTGCTGCTGCTGGCGTTCGGGGTGGCCGGCGTCGTCGGCAACGTGCTGGCCGGGCGCTTCATCGACCGCCGCCCCGACCTGGTGATGATGGCGATCTTCGGCACCATGTCCGTGTCGATGGCCGTGCTCGTCGGCACGCCGGGTGCGGTGGTCACGGTGATCGCGGTCGTCTTCTGGGGCCTGTCCTCGTCGCCGATGTCGATGTCCCTGCAGGCGGCCGTGATCCGGCGGGCCCCACGCACTCAGGACGCGGCCGCCTCGGTGCAGGTCGTCGCGTTCCAGATCGGCATCGGCGGGGGCGCCTTGATCGGCGAGCGCCTCTACGGCCACGGCTTCCTGGTGCTGCTGCCGGTGTTCGGCGCGGTGATGACGGCCCTGGCGCTGCTACTTGCCTTCCGGGCCAAGGAGACGTTCCCCCGTCACCCGGTGCCGCACGTCGACGCCACGCACTAG
- a CDS encoding glycoside hydrolase family 15 protein produces the protein MTTPSASPSTPSLGRRTDPTDYRDLRDYAALGDGRTVALVSRGGSVDWFPVPDLDSAPPFAALLDAEDGGRLELAPTVDWTVERRYVRGTNVVETTYTTARGRVRVTDSLNSGVAGRLPWAELARRVEGLEGSVPMAWRVRAGSGLGGYSPWVEDTAHGPVLRMDEVMMAVRLRDAGSAEVEEQQIAGRFETSGGSRHLVAVVGTHSEPLNLAHVDDIDARIDRSIAGWQEWTGQVGYDGPYADEVLRSALVLKLLLHSPTGAIAAAATTSLPENPAGGKNWDYRYTWVRDTAYTLDALIRLGLREEVHAAVAWLLATIRRNGLQVFYRLNGDLPGSRTYADVPGWKGSQPVVTGNRAAGQQQLGMFGDLFSVVRSYVEAGHVLDLGTSRLLAGLADHCCDTWQQRDAGIWELEDDQHYTSSKMGCWQALDCAVVLASEFGQLPGPVERWRAERDRIGAWIEEFCWSSSRQAYTWFAGSDELDASVLQGALCGFDTGPRMSSTIDALRSELGEGPLLYRYSGMRVEEGAFVTCSFWMVSALVAVGRGDEARELLEQMNALTNDVGIFAEMIDPATGDFLGNLPQGLSHLSHIDAVLAVAGLDRSEDRS, from the coding sequence GTGACCACCCCGTCCGCTTCACCCTCGACACCCAGCCTCGGCCGCCGCACCGACCCCACCGACTACCGCGACCTGCGCGACTACGCCGCCCTGGGCGACGGGCGCACGGTCGCCCTGGTGAGCCGCGGCGGCTCGGTGGACTGGTTCCCGGTGCCCGACCTGGACTCGGCGCCGCCGTTCGCGGCCCTGCTCGACGCCGAGGACGGCGGCCGGCTCGAACTGGCGCCCACCGTCGACTGGACCGTGGAACGCCGGTACGTGCGAGGTACCAACGTGGTCGAGACGACCTACACCACCGCCCGCGGGCGCGTACGGGTCACCGACTCGCTGAACAGCGGCGTCGCCGGGCGCCTGCCCTGGGCCGAACTGGCGCGCCGCGTCGAGGGTCTCGAGGGCAGCGTGCCGATGGCCTGGCGGGTGCGGGCGGGCAGTGGGCTGGGCGGGTACTCGCCCTGGGTGGAGGACACGGCGCACGGGCCGGTGCTGCGCATGGACGAGGTCATGATGGCGGTGCGGCTGCGCGACGCGGGTTCCGCCGAGGTCGAGGAGCAGCAGATCGCTGGACGTTTCGAGACCTCGGGCGGATCGCGGCACCTGGTCGCGGTGGTCGGGACCCACTCCGAACCGCTGAACCTGGCCCACGTCGACGACATCGACGCCCGGATCGACCGCTCGATCGCCGGCTGGCAGGAGTGGACCGGGCAGGTCGGCTACGACGGCCCCTACGCCGACGAGGTGCTGCGCAGCGCCCTGGTGCTGAAACTGCTGCTGCACAGCCCGACCGGGGCGATCGCGGCCGCGGCCACCACCTCGCTGCCGGAGAACCCGGCGGGCGGCAAGAACTGGGACTACCGCTACACCTGGGTGCGCGACACCGCGTACACGCTCGACGCCCTGATCCGCCTCGGGCTGCGCGAGGAGGTGCACGCCGCGGTCGCCTGGCTGCTGGCCACGATCCGGCGCAACGGGCTGCAGGTGTTCTACCGGCTCAACGGTGACCTGCCCGGTTCCCGGACCTACGCGGACGTGCCCGGCTGGAAGGGCAGCCAGCCGGTGGTGACGGGCAACCGTGCCGCCGGGCAGCAGCAACTGGGGATGTTCGGTGACCTGTTCTCGGTGGTGCGCAGCTACGTCGAGGCCGGGCACGTGCTCGACCTCGGGACCTCGCGGCTGCTGGCGGGTCTGGCCGACCACTGCTGCGACACCTGGCAGCAGCGCGACGCCGGGATCTGGGAGCTGGAGGACGACCAGCACTACACGTCGTCGAAAATGGGCTGCTGGCAGGCTCTCGACTGTGCGGTGGTGCTGGCGTCGGAGTTCGGGCAGCTGCCCGGCCCGGTGGAGCGCTGGCGGGCCGAGCGCGACCGGATCGGGGCCTGGATCGAGGAGTTCTGCTGGTCGTCGTCGCGGCAGGCGTACACCTGGTTCGCGGGCTCCGACGAGCTGGACGCGTCGGTGCTGCAGGGGGCGCTGTGCGGGTTCGACACCGGGCCGCGGATGTCGTCGACGATCGACGCGTTGCGCTCCGAGCTGGGCGAGGGGCCGCTGCTCTACCGGTACAGCGGGATGCGCGTCGAGGAGGGCGCTTTCGTGACCTGCTCGTTCTGGATGGTGTCGGCCCTGGTCGCGGTGGGCCGGGGCGACGAGGCCCGCGAGCTCCTCGAGCAGATGAACGCCCTGACCAACGACGTGGGGATCTTCGCCGAGATGATCGACCCGGCCACCGGGGACTTCCTGGGCAACCTGCCCCAGGGGCTGAGTCACCTGTCGCACATCGACGCGGTGCTGGCGGTGGCCGGGCTCGACCGGAGCGAAGACAGGTCCTAG
- a CDS encoding sugar transferase, protein MSEASGAGLTVEELVARRGPATSVPHAREPLAPVVPTVLEATFDELLVPSWRTGQAITRRLERPRTLLSRYSRYALTGDVVVGALAAALAVRVRFHTIPDTYLALPVLLPATWVVINWLYRTYERRYVGSGPDEFVRIARAGLILFASVAAVAYSLNGNFPRTLALMSVPFAVLGSMTVRCLLRAALHRARSTGRGLHRTVVVGRSDAAIALIEQLRHTENSLHHAIVPVGVCLPAAEVTPSHVHDVPVLGTPAEVLDAVSRAGADAVAVVSQPDLSGHALRRLSWALEDRGVELLVSPGIVEVAGPRLSIRPLAGMSLLHLERPVLKGTRRALKVAFDYSATLVLLTLLGPLMLALALAVRLTSRGPALFRQTRVGTDGREFTVYKFRSMVIDAEARLAALATADEGNGVLFKMRHDPRVTRIGRVLRRYSLDELPQLLNVLRGNMSLVGPRPPLPSEVAGYSPTEVRRLRVRPGMTGLWQVSGRSDLTWEESLRLDLRYVDNWSLALDLSILWRTVRAVTQGSGAY, encoded by the coding sequence GTGTCCGAGGCTTCAGGAGCAGGCCTGACCGTCGAAGAACTCGTCGCCCGGAGAGGGCCGGCCACGTCCGTCCCGCATGCCCGGGAACCTCTGGCGCCGGTCGTTCCCACGGTGCTCGAGGCCACTTTCGACGAGTTGCTGGTGCCGTCGTGGCGCACCGGGCAGGCCATCACCCGCCGCCTGGAGCGCCCGCGCACCCTGCTCTCCCGTTACAGCCGGTACGCGCTGACGGGCGATGTGGTGGTCGGCGCCCTGGCCGCGGCTCTCGCCGTACGGGTGCGGTTCCACACGATTCCCGACACCTACCTCGCGCTGCCGGTGCTGCTGCCGGCCACCTGGGTCGTGATCAACTGGCTCTACCGCACCTACGAGCGCCGCTACGTGGGCTCCGGGCCCGACGAGTTCGTGCGCATCGCGCGGGCCGGGCTGATCCTGTTCGCCAGCGTCGCCGCCGTGGCCTACAGCCTGAACGGCAACTTCCCCCGCACCCTGGCCCTGATGTCGGTGCCGTTCGCGGTGCTCGGCAGCATGACCGTGCGCTGCCTGCTGCGCGCCGCCCTGCACCGCGCCCGCTCCACCGGGCGCGGCCTGCACCGCACGGTCGTGGTCGGCCGCAGCGACGCCGCGATCGCGCTGATCGAGCAGCTGCGCCACACCGAGAACTCGCTGCACCACGCCATCGTGCCGGTCGGGGTCTGCCTGCCCGCCGCCGAGGTCACCCCCTCCCACGTGCACGACGTGCCGGTGCTGGGCACACCCGCCGAGGTGCTCGACGCGGTGAGCCGGGCCGGGGCCGACGCGGTCGCGGTGGTCTCGCAGCCCGACCTGTCCGGGCACGCGCTGCGCCGCCTGTCCTGGGCCCTCGAGGACCGCGGGGTCGAGCTGCTGGTCTCCCCCGGCATCGTCGAGGTGGCCGGGCCCCGGCTCTCGATCCGCCCACTGGCCGGGATGTCGCTGCTGCACCTGGAACGGCCGGTGCTCAAGGGCACCCGGCGCGCGCTCAAGGTGGCCTTCGACTACAGCGCCACCCTGGTGCTGCTCACCCTGCTCGGCCCGCTGATGCTGGCCCTGGCCCTGGCCGTGCGGCTGACCAGCCGCGGCCCGGCGCTGTTCCGGCAGACCCGCGTCGGCACCGACGGCCGCGAGTTCACCGTGTACAAGTTCCGCTCGATGGTGATCGACGCCGAGGCCCGGCTGGCCGCCCTGGCCACCGCCGACGAGGGCAACGGCGTGCTGTTCAAGATGCGCCACGACCCCCGGGTCACCCGGATCGGGCGGGTGCTGCGCCGCTACTCGCTCGACGAGCTGCCGCAGCTGCTGAACGTGTTGCGCGGCAACATGTCCCTGGTCGGCCCGCGTCCCCCGCTCCCCAGCGAGGTGGCGGGCTACTCCCCCACCGAGGTGCGCCGGCTGCGGGTACGGCCGGGCATGACCGGTCTCTGGCAGGTCTCCGGTCGCTCCGACCTGACCTGGGAGGAGTCGCTGCGGCTCGACCTGCGCTACGTCGACAACTGGTCGCTGGCGCTCGACCTGTCCATTCTCTGGCGCACCGTCCGCGCCGTCACCCAGGGCTCGGGAGCCTACTGA
- a CDS encoding glycosyltransferase: protein MDSTSELPVILPRATKVPAPRQTPSLASKHVLVVGINYAPEPTGIAPYTTGMADHLTTRARSVTVLTGMPHYPNWQLDPQYRFRLRTREIGRQTGDEFDGVAGLGPNDGLLIRRLRHYVPSRQSAVRRAGYEFTFMMNCLSAKVEQRPDVVVAVTPSLGGAVAGARIARRAGAQLVVVVQDLMAKAATQSGISGGSGRVAAATAALERYAVRRADRVAVVSDAFRDQLHAYGVPDERIRLLPNWTHIHASGLSGPEARQALGWPQGVFTVVHTGNIGLKQDLGNLVEAARICAEHDAGVRFVIIGDGSQRSAVQDQARGLANLEFVDPLDGVKYPQSLAAADLLVVNERPGVGDMSLPSKLTSYLTAGRAVIAAVAPDGATAQELRRTDGAAHLVAPGDPKALAESVLALRRKPAHCNEMGVLGRVYAEANLGRDAAAARLDALIEECLTP from the coding sequence ATGGATTCGACCTCTGAACTTCCGGTGATCCTGCCCCGCGCGACCAAGGTCCCGGCCCCCCGCCAGACCCCCTCGCTGGCCTCGAAACACGTTCTGGTGGTGGGGATCAACTACGCGCCCGAACCCACCGGCATCGCGCCCTACACCACCGGCATGGCCGACCACCTGACCACCCGGGCCCGCAGCGTCACCGTGCTCACCGGCATGCCGCACTACCCGAACTGGCAGCTCGACCCGCAGTACCGGTTCCGCCTGCGCACCCGCGAGATCGGCCGGCAGACCGGCGACGAGTTCGACGGGGTGGCCGGGCTCGGGCCGAACGACGGCCTGCTGATCCGCCGCCTGCGCCACTACGTTCCCTCGCGCCAGAGCGCCGTGCGCCGGGCCGGTTACGAGTTCACCTTCATGATGAACTGCCTCAGCGCCAAGGTCGAGCAGCGTCCGGACGTGGTGGTCGCCGTGACCCCCTCGCTCGGCGGGGCGGTGGCGGGCGCCCGCATCGCCCGGCGCGCCGGGGCCCAGCTGGTCGTCGTGGTGCAGGACCTGATGGCGAAGGCAGCCACACAGAGCGGGATCTCGGGCGGGAGCGGCCGGGTGGCGGCGGCCACCGCGGCGCTCGAGCGCTACGCGGTGCGCCGGGCCGACCGGGTCGCCGTGGTGAGCGACGCGTTCCGCGACCAGCTGCACGCCTACGGGGTGCCCGACGAGCGCATCCGCCTGCTGCCGAACTGGACGCACATCCACGCCTCGGGCCTGTCCGGCCCGGAGGCCCGGCAGGCCCTGGGCTGGCCGCAGGGCGTGTTCACCGTGGTGCACACCGGAAACATCGGCCTGAAGCAGGATCTCGGCAACCTGGTCGAGGCCGCGCGGATCTGCGCCGAGCACGACGCCGGGGTGCGCTTCGTGATCATCGGTGACGGCAGCCAGCGGTCGGCCGTGCAGGACCAGGCCCGCGGCCTGGCCAACCTGGAGTTCGTGGACCCCCTCGACGGGGTGAAGTACCCGCAGTCGCTGGCCGCCGCCGACCTGCTGGTGGTCAACGAGCGGCCCGGGGTCGGCGACATGTCGCTGCCCAGCAAGCTCACCTCGTACCTGACGGCGGGCCGGGCCGTGATCGCCGCGGTCGCCCCCGACGGCGCCACCGCGCAGGAGCTGCGCCGCACCGACGGCGCCGCCCACCTGGTGGCCCCGGGCGACCCGAAGGCCCTGGCCGAGAGCGTGCTGGCCCTGCGCCGCAAACCCGCGCACTGCAACGAGATGGGTGTGCTGGGCCGGGTCTACGCCGAGGCGAACCTGGGCCGGGACGCCGCCGCGGCCCGGCTCGACGCGCTGATCGAGGAGTGCCTGACCCCGTGA
- a CDS encoding putative colanic acid biosynthesis acetyltransferase, which produces MAAFTGAGYDKGRSRLWQAAWFATMNLVWSKWWLPARFRPPILRAFGAVVGERVLIRHRVRVLWPWKLNIGDDCWIGEGAWLLNLEPISIADDVCVSQEALLCTGSHRHDDPAFEFDNAPITLGRGAWVAARATVLRGADVEPGEVVPAHGVRSRSRR; this is translated from the coding sequence CTGGCCGCCTTCACCGGCGCCGGCTACGACAAGGGCCGCTCGAGGCTCTGGCAGGCTGCCTGGTTCGCCACGATGAACCTCGTCTGGTCGAAATGGTGGCTGCCGGCCCGGTTCCGCCCGCCGATCCTGCGCGCGTTCGGGGCCGTCGTCGGCGAGCGCGTGCTGATCCGGCACCGGGTGCGTGTGCTCTGGCCGTGGAAGCTGAACATCGGCGACGACTGCTGGATCGGTGAGGGCGCCTGGCTGCTCAACCTCGAGCCGATCAGCATCGCCGACGACGTCTGTGTGAGCCAGGAAGCCTTGCTGTGCACGGGAAGTCACCGTCACGACGACCCGGCCTTCGAGTTCGACAACGCCCCGATCACGCTCGGACGGGGCGCCTGGGTGGCCGCGCGGGCGACGGTTCTGCGGGGTGCGGACGTGGAACCGGGTGAGGTCGTGCCGGCGCACGGGGTGCGCAGCCGTTCGCGGCGCTGA
- a CDS encoding TetR/AcrR family transcriptional regulator, whose protein sequence is MTEHLTHLRADARDNRDRIVEMAREVFAAEGLDVPMREIARRAQVGPATLYRRFPTKEALVTEAFGHQMHRCGQIVDEALTDPDPWRGFCTAMEQVFELHARDRGFTAAFMAAYPKALDFTAGRAQTLVKVAELARRAKESGGLRPDFVIEDLIVMIMANSGIRASTPAAAVAASRRFAALARQAFAASSERVNLPPVGRVSLVVT, encoded by the coding sequence GTGACGGAGCATTTGACTCACCTGCGGGCCGACGCCCGCGACAACCGCGACCGCATCGTCGAGATGGCCCGCGAGGTCTTCGCCGCCGAGGGGCTCGACGTGCCGATGCGCGAGATCGCCCGCCGCGCCCAGGTCGGCCCGGCCACGCTCTACCGCCGGTTCCCGACCAAGGAGGCGCTCGTCACCGAGGCGTTCGGTCACCAGATGCACCGGTGCGGGCAGATTGTCGACGAGGCGCTCACCGATCCCGACCCGTGGCGCGGATTCTGCACGGCGATGGAGCAGGTGTTCGAACTGCACGCCCGCGACCGGGGTTTCACCGCCGCGTTCATGGCGGCCTACCCGAAGGCGCTGGACTTCACCGCCGGCCGCGCGCAGACCCTGGTCAAGGTGGCCGAACTGGCCCGGCGGGCGAAGGAGAGCGGCGGCCTGCGGCCCGATTTCGTGATCGAGGACCTGATCGTGATGATCATGGCCAACAGCGGCATCCGGGCCTCGACGCCGGCCGCGGCGGTGGCGGCCTCCCGCCGGTTCGCGGCGCTGGCCCGGCAGGCGTTCGCCGCGTCGTCCGAACGGGTGAATCTGCCTCCGGTCGGGCGGGTTTCGCTCGTCGTCACCTAG